From one Eucalyptus grandis isolate ANBG69807.140 chromosome 9, ASM1654582v1, whole genome shotgun sequence genomic stretch:
- the LOC104419712 gene encoding uncharacterized protein LOC104419712, which produces MDTAGSDRKPEKQTTGLSSYFRFNVVLTAFRLLEVGLALFFLLRVSARVPFALKLSCEYSCLLLGFMARPLFVFILCNVIIAALLTKPGRFCARRPPADDDGGGAAEELYEEIVKISESRARPVLPLFREAEEVVYEDKEIISEVSTGARAGGGGVGAVDFEEEVAEEEDEEEDEECRGGRWPPQAEKRPRTARSSGDSWESSRADYNGGGCGGDDDEELSNEEFQRAIDAFIAKQLRFRQEESLAIVLQSH; this is translated from the coding sequence ATGGACACCGCCGGCTCCGACCGCAAGCCGGAGAAGCAGACGACTGGCCTCTCCAGCTACTTCCGCTTCAATGTGGTGCTGACGGCCTTCCGGTTGCTCGAGGTCGGGttggctctcttcttcctcctccgcgTCTCCGCCCGCGTCCCGTTCGCCTTGAAGCTATCATGCGAGTACTCTTGCCTCCTCCTCGGCTTCATGGCGCGGCCGTTGTTCGTCTTCATCCTCTGCAACGTCATCATCGCCGCCCTCCTGACCAAGCCCGGCCGGTTCTGCGCCCGCAGGCCGCCGGCCGatgacgacggcggcggcgcggccGAGGAGCTCTACGAGGAGATCGTCAAGATCAGCGAGAGCCGGGCCAGGCCCGTGCTTCCCCTGTTTCGCGAGGCGGAGGAGGTCGTGTACGAGGACAAGGAGATCATCAGCGAAGTCAGCACGGGCGCCCGAGCTGGAGGAGGCGGCGTTGGCGCCGTCGACTTTGAGGAAGAGGTtgccgaggaggaggacgaggaggaggacgaggagtgCCGCGGGGGTCGCTGGCCGCCGCAGGCCGAGAAGAGGCCGAGGACGGCGAGATCCAGCGGGGACTCGTGGGAGAGCTCGCGCGCCGACTACaacggcggcggctgcggcggcgatGACGACGAGGAGCTGAGCAACGAGGAGTTCCAGCGGGCGATAGACGCATTCATCGCGAAGCAGCTGAGGTTCCGGCAGGAGGAGAGCTTGGCCATCGTGCTGCAGAGCCACTGA